Proteins encoded by one window of Pseudomonas coleopterorum:
- a CDS encoding tripartite tricarboxylate transporter TctB family protein, whose protein sequence is MIVQRLFALLLLLVCAGLALMAWPYQAPFSYEPVGPRAYPLLMLGLMSLALLYLVFRPTPIVHSEEEPPLDRPTLKKIAMCIGLLLVFAGLFEPLGFILSSVLIGIPMALLYGGRAVPSVIIITLMSIGLYVLFDKVMDVPLPLGLLSVLEN, encoded by the coding sequence ATGATCGTTCAACGGCTTTTCGCCCTGCTGTTGCTGCTCGTCTGTGCCGGTCTGGCGCTGATGGCCTGGCCGTATCAGGCGCCCTTTTCCTATGAGCCGGTCGGCCCGCGTGCCTACCCGCTGCTGATGCTCGGCCTGATGAGCCTTGCGCTCCTCTACCTGGTGTTTCGCCCTACCCCGATCGTGCACAGCGAGGAAGAACCGCCGCTGGATCGCCCGACCTTGAAGAAGATCGCCATGTGCATCGGCCTGCTGCTGGTGTTCGCCGGGTTGTTCGAGCCGCTGGGCTTCATTCTCAGCAGCGTGCTGATCGGCATCCCGATGGCCCTGCTGTATGGCGGCCGTGCGGTGCCCAGCGTGATCATCATCACCCTGATGAGCATCGGCCTGTACGTGCTTTTCGATAAAGTCATGGACGTGCCGCTGCCCCTGGGTCTGCTCAGCGTTCTGGAGAACTGA
- a CDS encoding Bug family tripartite tricarboxylate transporter substrate binding protein, translating into MIRAMRPLALAVSCLFISAPLLAQEEPKRPECIAPASPGGGFDLTCKLAQSALVNEKLLSKPMRVTYMPGGVGAVAYNAVVAQRPADAGTLVAWSSGSLLNLAQGKFGRFDESAVRWLAAVGTSYGAIAVKNDSPYKTLDDLVKALKADPSKVVIGSGGTVGSQDWMQTALIAKAAGINPRDLRYVALEGGGEIATALLGGHIQVGSTDISDSMPHILSGDMRLLAVFSDKRLDEPEMKDIPTAKEQGYDIVWPVVRGFYLGPKVTDAEYDWWKAAFDKLLASEEFAKLRDQRELFPFAMTGPELDTYVKKQVAEYKTLAKEFGLVQ; encoded by the coding sequence ATGATCCGCGCCATGCGTCCGCTTGCCCTGGCTGTCAGCTGCCTGTTCATCAGTGCACCGCTGCTCGCCCAGGAAGAACCCAAACGTCCTGAATGCATTGCCCCAGCCTCGCCTGGCGGTGGCTTCGATTTGACCTGCAAACTCGCTCAAAGCGCGCTGGTCAACGAGAAACTGCTGTCCAAGCCCATGCGTGTGACCTACATGCCTGGCGGCGTCGGTGCCGTGGCCTACAACGCCGTGGTGGCCCAGCGTCCGGCCGATGCGGGAACCCTGGTGGCCTGGTCCAGCGGCTCGTTGCTGAACCTGGCTCAAGGCAAGTTCGGTCGTTTCGACGAAAGCGCCGTGCGCTGGCTGGCGGCGGTCGGTACCAGCTATGGTGCCATCGCGGTCAAGAACGACTCGCCTTACAAGACCCTGGATGACCTGGTCAAGGCGCTCAAGGCCGATCCGAGCAAAGTGGTGATCGGCTCCGGCGGCACCGTCGGCAGCCAGGACTGGATGCAGACCGCGCTGATCGCCAAGGCCGCCGGGATCAACCCGCGCGACCTGCGCTACGTGGCCCTGGAAGGTGGCGGCGAAATCGCCACGGCCCTGCTCGGCGGCCACATCCAGGTGGGCAGCACCGACATCTCCGACTCCATGCCGCACATCCTCAGCGGCGACATGCGGCTGCTCGCGGTGTTCTCCGACAAGCGTCTGGACGAGCCGGAAATGAAGGACATCCCGACCGCCAAGGAACAGGGCTACGACATTGTCTGGCCGGTGGTGCGCGGCTTCTACCTCGGGCCGAAAGTGACCGACGCGGAATACGACTGGTGGAAAGCGGCGTTCGACAAGCTGCTGGCATCCGAAGAGTTCGCCAAGCTGCGTGACCAGCGCGAGCTGTTCCCGTTCGCCATGACCGGGCCGGAGCTGGATACCTACGTGAAGAAACAGGTGGCCGAGTACAAGACCCTGGCCAAGGAATTCGGGCTGGTTCAGTAA
- a CDS encoding response regulator, with amino-acid sequence MRVLLVEDHLQLAESVAQALKATGLTVDVLHDGVAADLALASEEYAAAILDVGLPRLDGFEVLARLRARGKNLPVLMLTARSDVKDRVHGLNLGADDYLAKPFELTELEARVKALLRRTVLGGERQQRCGPLAYDLDTRRFTLGKELLTLTSREQAVLEALIARPGRVMSKEQLAAQVFGLDEEASADAIEIYVHRLRKKLDKQPIAIVTFRGLGYLLESRDA; translated from the coding sequence ATGCGTGTCCTGCTTGTAGAAGATCACCTGCAGTTGGCCGAAAGTGTCGCCCAGGCGCTGAAGGCCACCGGCCTGACCGTCGATGTGCTGCACGACGGCGTGGCTGCGGACCTGGCCCTGGCCAGCGAGGAATACGCTGCCGCCATATTGGATGTCGGCCTGCCCAGGCTCGATGGTTTCGAGGTGCTGGCGCGCCTGCGGGCGCGGGGCAAGAACCTGCCGGTGTTGATGCTCACCGCGCGCAGCGACGTCAAGGACCGCGTTCATGGTCTGAACCTGGGCGCCGACGACTACCTGGCCAAGCCGTTCGAGCTCACCGAACTCGAAGCCCGGGTCAAGGCGCTGCTGCGGCGCACCGTGCTTGGAGGAGAGCGGCAGCAGCGCTGCGGTCCGCTGGCCTACGACCTGGACACGCGCCGCTTCACCCTGGGCAAGGAGTTGCTGACCCTGACCTCCCGCGAGCAGGCAGTGCTCGAAGCGCTGATCGCCCGGCCAGGACGGGTGATGAGCAAGGAGCAGTTGGCGGCCCAGGTGTTCGGGCTGGACGAAGAGGCCAGTGCCGATGCCATCGAGATCTACGTGCACCGCCTGCGCAAGAAGCTCGACAAGCAGCCGATCGCCATCGTCACCTTCCGGGGTCTGGGCTACCTGTTGGAAAGCCGCGATGCGTGA
- a CDS encoding sensor histidine kinase: protein MREVSSLRWRLLWNLAMLLVFLMLASGLSAYWNGREAADTAYDRTLLASARTIAAGLSQRDGTLSADVPYVALDTFAYDSAGRIYYQVNDIDNKLISGYENLPAPPKGTPRTDDYPALATFYSGRYLGQDVRVVSLLKAVSEPNMIGMAEIRVAETEEARVSMARSLMADTLLRLGMLGIGALLLVWITVSAALRPLERLRDEVEDRQPDDLRPLPLVEVQRELWPLVQALNHFTERLRVQFERQAQFIADAAHELRTPLAALKARVELGLRAEQPEVWRTTLQEAVQGTDKLTHLANQLLSLARVENGARAIAEGGAQRLDLSQLARELGMAMAPLAHGRGVALALEADQPIWLRGEPTLLNELLSNLVDNALAHTPAGGNVILRVLAPGILEVEDDGPGIPADERDRVFERFYRRNPHSAGTGLGLAIVGEICRAHMARISLHDGARGGLKVRVDFPL from the coding sequence ATGCGTGAGGTCAGCAGCCTGCGTTGGCGGTTGCTGTGGAACCTCGCGATGCTGCTGGTCTTCCTCATGCTGGCCAGCGGCCTGAGTGCCTACTGGAACGGGCGTGAAGCGGCCGACACGGCCTATGACCGAACCCTGCTGGCGTCGGCGCGTACCATCGCCGCCGGGCTGTCCCAGCGCGATGGCACACTCAGCGCAGACGTGCCCTACGTGGCGCTGGATACCTTCGCCTACGACAGCGCCGGGCGTATCTATTACCAGGTCAACGACATCGACAACAAACTGATCTCCGGCTACGAAAACCTGCCGGCGCCGCCCAAGGGCACGCCACGCACGGACGATTATCCGGCCCTGGCCACCTTCTACAGCGGTCGCTACCTGGGCCAGGACGTGCGCGTGGTGAGCCTGCTCAAGGCCGTCAGCGAGCCGAACATGATCGGCATGGCGGAGATTCGCGTGGCCGAGACCGAAGAGGCGCGCGTCTCCATGGCTCGCAGCCTGATGGCCGACACCTTGTTGCGCCTGGGCATGTTGGGCATCGGCGCGTTGCTGCTGGTGTGGATCACGGTCAGCGCAGCGCTGCGGCCATTGGAGCGGCTGCGCGACGAAGTCGAGGACCGTCAGCCCGATGACCTGCGCCCCTTGCCGCTGGTGGAGGTGCAGCGCGAGCTGTGGCCGCTGGTGCAGGCGCTCAACCATTTCACCGAGCGTCTGCGCGTTCAGTTCGAGCGGCAAGCGCAGTTCATCGCCGATGCCGCCCATGAGTTGCGTACGCCGCTGGCCGCGCTCAAGGCACGCGTCGAGCTAGGCTTGCGTGCCGAGCAGCCGGAGGTCTGGCGGACCACGTTGCAGGAAGCAGTGCAGGGCACCGACAAGCTGACCCACCTGGCCAACCAGTTGCTGTCCCTGGCCAGGGTCGAGAACGGCGCCCGGGCCATTGCCGAAGGTGGCGCCCAGCGTCTGGACCTGAGCCAGCTGGCGCGCGAACTGGGCATGGCCATGGCGCCCCTGGCCCATGGCCGGGGGGTGGCATTGGCACTGGAGGCCGATCAGCCGATCTGGCTGCGCGGCGAGCCGACGTTGCTCAACGAATTGCTCAGCAACCTGGTGGACAACGCCCTGGCCCACACCCCGGCCGGCGGCAACGTCATCCTGCGCGTGCTGGCCCCCGGCATCCTCGAAGTGGAAGACGACGGGCCGGGTATTCCGGCAGATGAACGCGATCGCGTGTTCGAGCGTTTCTATCGGCGCAACCCGCACAGCGCCGGTACCGGGCTGGGCCTGGCGATCGTCGGCGAGATCTGTCGCGCCCACATGGCGCGGATCAGCCTGCACGATGGCGCCCGAGGCGGTTTGAAAGTGCGTGTCGACTTTCCGCTCTAG
- a CDS encoding HDOD domain-containing protein, with the protein MNQLADTVQRDLLAAIERDDLVLPTMPEVALKIREAAEDDNVSVNRLSQVIAQDAALSARLLKVVNSPLLRASFEVTDVRTAINRLGVNYSSNLAIGLVIEQIFHARAPAVQSRMREAWRTSLEVAGMCTELARRFTSLKPDRAALAGLVHQIGVLPILTYAQERNELLSDPVCLSHVIEHIHPRIGDRILRKWDFPAMLAKVPGQFLDLNRDNPETDYGDLVMIATLLRLPHNTGLPTLVEHPAYRRLEIKQSPVLLASDLMHAQTLLS; encoded by the coding sequence ATGAACCAACTGGCAGACACAGTACAACGCGATTTGCTGGCCGCCATCGAGCGTGACGATCTGGTTCTGCCGACCATGCCGGAAGTGGCCCTCAAAATTCGCGAAGCGGCGGAGGACGACAACGTCAGCGTCAATCGGCTCAGCCAGGTCATCGCCCAGGATGCGGCGCTCTCGGCGCGCCTGCTCAAGGTGGTCAACAGCCCGCTGCTGCGGGCCAGCTTCGAAGTGACCGACGTGCGCACGGCGATCAATCGCCTGGGTGTCAACTACAGCAGCAACCTGGCCATCGGTCTGGTGATCGAGCAGATTTTCCATGCCCGCGCCCCTGCCGTGCAGAGCCGCATGCGTGAGGCCTGGCGAACCAGCCTGGAGGTGGCGGGCATGTGCACCGAACTGGCGCGGCGTTTCACTTCGCTCAAGCCCGACCGCGCGGCCCTGGCCGGCCTGGTGCACCAGATCGGCGTACTGCCGATCCTGACCTACGCTCAGGAGCGCAACGAGCTGCTCTCTGACCCGGTTTGCCTCAGCCATGTGATCGAGCACATTCACCCGCGGATTGGTGACCGTATCCTGCGCAAATGGGATTTCCCGGCGATGCTGGCGAAGGTGCCCGGCCAGTTTCTGGATCTGAACCGGGATAACCCGGAAACCGATTACGGCGACCTGGTGATGATCGCCACCCTGCTGCGCCTGCCGCATAACACCGGCCTACCGACCCTGGTCGAACACCCGGCGTATCGACGCCTGGAGATCAAGCAGAGCCCGGTGCTGCTGGCCAGTGACTTGATGCACGCGCAGACGCTGCTCAGCTAG
- a CDS encoding YgfZ/GcvT domain-containing protein — translation MSDTAMFCTLAHEGVLAVRGSDASKFLQGQLTCNLNYLDEHTASLGARCTQKGRMQSSFRILLQGDGCVLAMARGLLEAQLADLKKYAVFSKSKLTDESDAWVRFGVQHGDGALTALGLQLPLETDAVVRHGALIAVRVSPARAELWAPAEQAENLTLRLGEQLTQGSLDEWLLGQIRAGIGQVLEPTRELFIPQMLNLQAVGGVSFKKGCYTGQEIVARMQYLGKLKRRLYHVRLAGSTRPEPGTGLFSPVHGSAIGEIALAAPTSDGYEALAVLQDNAVEDGRIHLGSLEGPALELLTLPYTLDRDREIQR, via the coding sequence ATGTCCGATACCGCTATGTTCTGCACCCTGGCCCACGAGGGCGTCCTGGCCGTTCGCGGCTCGGACGCCAGCAAGTTTCTGCAGGGCCAGCTGACCTGCAATCTCAACTACCTGGACGAGCACACTGCCAGCCTCGGTGCGCGTTGCACCCAGAAAGGCCGCATGCAGTCCAGCTTCCGCATCCTGTTGCAAGGCGATGGCTGCGTGCTGGCCATGGCTCGCGGCCTGCTCGAAGCGCAGTTGGCCGACCTGAAAAAGTACGCCGTGTTCTCCAAGTCCAAGTTGACCGACGAAAGTGATGCCTGGGTGCGTTTCGGCGTTCAGCATGGCGATGGCGCTCTGACTGCCCTGGGCCTGCAACTGCCCCTGGAAACCGACGCGGTGGTGCGCCACGGCGCGCTGATCGCGGTACGGGTATCCCCCGCCCGAGCCGAGCTGTGGGCGCCTGCCGAGCAGGCCGAGAACCTGACCCTTCGACTGGGTGAGCAGCTGACTCAAGGATCGCTCGACGAGTGGCTGCTGGGTCAGATTCGCGCCGGCATCGGCCAGGTGCTCGAACCGACCCGCGAGCTGTTCATCCCGCAGATGCTCAACCTGCAGGCCGTGGGGGGCGTGAGCTTCAAGAAGGGTTGCTACACCGGCCAGGAAATCGTCGCGCGCATGCAGTACCTGGGCAAGCTCAAGCGCCGCCTCTACCACGTCCGACTGGCCGGTTCGACACGACCGGAGCCAGGTACCGGGTTGTTCTCGCCGGTGCACGGCAGCGCCATCGGCGAGATCGCCCTGGCCGCACCGACGAGCGATGGCTACGAGGCCCTGGCGGTCCTTCAGGACAACGCCGTCGAAGACGGTCGCATCCACCTGGGTAGCCTGGAAGGTCCGGCGCTGGAACTTCTCACCCTGCCCTATACACTTGATCGAGACCGAGAAATCCAGCGCTAG
- a CDS encoding succinate dehydrogenase assembly factor 2: MVENVELNRLYWHSRRGMLELDVLLVPFVKEVYPHLNQVDRDLYVRLLECEDQDMFGWFMERNESQDPELQRMVRMILDRVQPK; the protein is encoded by the coding sequence ATGGTCGAAAACGTTGAACTCAACCGGCTTTACTGGCACAGCCGCCGCGGCATGCTGGAGCTGGACGTGTTGCTGGTGCCTTTCGTCAAGGAAGTCTATCCCCACTTGAATCAGGTGGATCGTGACCTCTACGTGCGTCTGCTCGAATGTGAAGATCAGGACATGTTCGGCTGGTTCATGGAGCGCAACGAATCGCAGGACCCCGAGTTGCAGCGCATGGTCCGGATGATTCTGGACCGTGTCCAGCCCAAGTAA
- a CDS encoding protein YgfX, which translates to MSSPSNRFECHWQPSRRLLALYALAQAAAWLANGLMEAPVLVHLATGVLCIAHGLYVLPREVLLAHPQAVTGLRGDRSGWSVWTEADGWQAVQLRPDSMALPQVVILRFRLAGQRRVRSACVLPDGLDADTHRRLRLRLKFSRRRWAAAE; encoded by the coding sequence GTGTCCAGCCCAAGTAACCGCTTCGAATGCCACTGGCAGCCTTCACGACGGCTGCTGGCGCTCTACGCACTGGCGCAGGCCGCCGCCTGGCTGGCGAACGGCTTGATGGAGGCGCCGGTGCTCGTGCACCTGGCGACCGGGGTGCTGTGCATTGCGCATGGGCTTTATGTGCTGCCGCGAGAGGTGTTACTCGCCCACCCCCAGGCCGTCACCGGTTTGCGTGGCGATCGCAGCGGCTGGTCGGTGTGGACCGAGGCCGATGGCTGGCAGGCGGTGCAACTACGTCCGGACAGCATGGCATTGCCGCAGGTGGTCATTCTGCGCTTCCGCCTGGCAGGCCAGCGCCGCGTGCGCAGCGCCTGCGTGCTGCCCGACGGCCTGGACGCAGACACTCACCGTCGCCTGCGTCTGCGCCTCAAGTTCAGCCGACGAAGGTGGGCGGCTGCAGAATAG
- the nadB gene encoding L-aspartate oxidase: protein MGKQRQHDVLVIGSGAAGLSLALALPATLRIAVISKGGLGDGSTPWAQGGVAAVLADSDSVEAHVQDTLDAGAGLCNEEAVRFTVQHSRAAIQWLVEMGVPFTREDDSDPEHTGFPFHLTREGGHSQRRIIHAADATGAALFDTLLAQARLHPNIELLEQCAAVDLITERRLGRTEDRCLGAYVLDHRSGEVDTHGARFTVLATGGAAKVYLYTSNPDGACGDGIAMAWRAGCRVANLEFNQFHPTCLYHPQAKSFLITEALRGEGALLTLANGERFMPRFDARAELAPRDIVARAIDHEMKRTGAECVYLDISHKPADFVRSHFPTVYQRCLEFGIDITCERIPVVPAAHYTCGGVRVDEHGCTDVPRLYAIGETSSTGLHGANRMASNSLLECIVYARSAAEHIVAQLDQTQAPGPLPQWDASQVTDSDEDVIIAHNWDELRRFMWDYVGIVRTTKRLQRAQHRVRLLLDEIDEFYSNYKVSRDLIELRNLAQVAELMIASAMQRKESRGLHYTLDYPDLLPQAQDTILQPPTFVG, encoded by the coding sequence ATGGGTAAGCAACGGCAACACGATGTTCTGGTAATCGGTAGCGGAGCCGCGGGCTTGAGCCTTGCGCTGGCATTGCCCGCCACGCTGCGCATCGCGGTCATCAGCAAGGGCGGGCTCGGTGACGGCTCCACACCGTGGGCCCAAGGCGGGGTCGCCGCCGTGCTTGCAGACTCCGACAGCGTGGAAGCTCACGTGCAGGACACCCTCGATGCCGGCGCTGGCCTGTGCAATGAAGAAGCGGTCCGCTTCACGGTGCAGCACAGCCGCGCAGCGATTCAGTGGCTGGTCGAAATGGGTGTGCCGTTCACTCGCGAAGATGATTCGGATCCGGAACATACCGGCTTCCCCTTTCACCTTACGCGCGAAGGAGGCCATAGCCAGCGCCGCATCATCCATGCGGCCGATGCCACCGGCGCGGCTCTGTTCGACACCCTGCTGGCCCAGGCACGTCTGCATCCGAACATCGAGTTGCTGGAACAGTGCGCTGCCGTCGACCTGATCACCGAACGGCGCCTGGGCCGCACAGAGGATCGCTGTCTTGGCGCTTATGTGCTGGATCACCGCAGCGGTGAAGTGGACACCCACGGGGCGCGCTTCACCGTACTGGCCACCGGCGGCGCGGCCAAGGTCTACCTCTATACCAGCAACCCCGACGGCGCCTGCGGCGATGGCATTGCCATGGCTTGGCGCGCAGGCTGTCGTGTGGCCAATCTGGAATTCAACCAGTTCCACCCCACCTGCCTTTACCACCCCCAGGCCAAGAGTTTCCTGATCACCGAGGCGCTGCGCGGTGAAGGCGCCCTGCTCACGCTGGCCAATGGCGAACGTTTCATGCCGCGCTTCGATGCACGTGCAGAACTCGCACCGCGCGATATCGTGGCGCGCGCGATCGACCATGAAATGAAGCGCACCGGCGCCGAATGCGTGTACCTGGACATCAGCCACAAGCCGGCGGACTTCGTGCGCAGCCATTTCCCGACGGTCTACCAGCGCTGCTTGGAATTCGGCATCGACATCACCTGCGAGCGCATTCCCGTGGTGCCCGCAGCGCACTACACCTGCGGTGGCGTGCGGGTCGATGAGCATGGCTGCACCGACGTCCCCCGCCTGTACGCCATTGGCGAGACCAGCTCCACCGGCCTGCACGGCGCCAATCGCATGGCCAGCAACTCGCTGCTCGAGTGCATCGTCTATGCGCGTTCGGCCGCCGAGCACATCGTCGCGCAACTGGACCAGACCCAAGCGCCTGGGCCGCTGCCGCAGTGGGACGCGAGCCAGGTGACCGACTCGGACGAAGACGTGATCATCGCCCACAACTGGGACGAGTTGCGGCGCTTCATGTGGGACTACGTGGGCATCGTGCGCACCACCAAGCGCTTGCAGCGCGCGCAGCATCGAGTGCGCCTGCTACTCGACGAGATCGACGAGTTCTACAGCAACTACAAGGTCAGCCGCGACCTGATCGAACTGCGCAATCTGGCACAGGTGGCCGAGCTGATGATCGCGTCGGCCATGCAGCGCAAGGAAAGCCGCGGCCTGCATTACACGCTGGACTATCCGGACCTGCTGCCGCAGGCACAGGACACTATTCTGCAGCCGCCCACCTTCGTCGGCTGA
- the rpoE gene encoding RNA polymerase sigma factor RpoE — MLTQEEDQQLVERVQRGDRRAFDLLVLKYQHKILGLIVRFVHDTHEAQDVAQEAFIKAYRALGNFRGDSAFYTWLYRIAINTAKNYLVSRGRRPPDSDVSSEDAEFYDGDHGLKDLESPERSLLRDEIEGTVHRTIQQLPEDLRTALTLREFDGLSYEDIASVMQCPVGTVRSRIFRAREAIDKALQPLLQES, encoded by the coding sequence ATGCTAACCCAGGAAGAGGATCAGCAGCTGGTCGAGCGTGTACAACGCGGTGATCGGCGAGCTTTCGATCTGTTGGTGCTGAAATACCAGCACAAGATTCTCGGGTTGATCGTGCGATTCGTGCACGACACCCATGAAGCCCAGGACGTGGCGCAGGAGGCTTTCATCAAGGCCTACCGCGCATTGGGCAACTTTCGCGGAGACAGCGCGTTCTATACGTGGCTGTACCGTATCGCCATCAACACGGCGAAAAACTATCTGGTGTCCCGCGGACGCAGGCCACCTGACAGTGACGTAAGTTCTGAAGATGCGGAGTTCTATGACGGCGATCATGGCCTCAAGGACCTCGAATCTCCAGAACGTTCATTGCTGCGCGATGAGATCGAAGGCACCGTCCATCGAACCATCCAACAGCTCCCTGAGGACCTGCGCACGGCATTGACGCTGCGCGAGTTCGACGGTCTGAGTTACGAAGACATTGCCAGTGTCATGCAGTGTCCGGTGGGGACCGTGCGGTCGCGGATTTTCCGTGCCCGGGAAGCCATCGACAAAGCCCTGCAGCCGTTG